The proteins below are encoded in one region of Telopea speciosissima isolate NSW1024214 ecotype Mountain lineage chromosome 10, Tspe_v1, whole genome shotgun sequence:
- the LOC122642469 gene encoding myosin-binding protein 1-like isoform X4, with amino-acid sequence MAASGTSSVTVHRSSRGFRTVLSSAVLEWLLIFLLFVDAIFSYLVTKFSRHCKLQIPCLLCSRLDHVLGDEKPGFYRNLICGAHKLEISSLVLCHIHDKLADVHEMCEACLFSFATENKSNSETYRLLVGKLGMDPEHSVDEYPLLNDPSPDSFRTRPCSCCNNPWAMRSSASRYLQTKLNAPELGELDVPSLRPAENGDFRYQGGMQKRREKPSGSLRDSNQGSRSVDPLSYIGYTELKISSDTESEVPFSDEDDVSALAFEPDDLKEDLISQYEQLETHPSSPGILPMNMSYDFTLEKMIHEASTSEHSVLIPPMQLEVDKPHDVASSAPDVAIGHGLEELNWHQVEQRVNPSAPCELISLDDIPASTCAMEAPVEVLGDNYAMETSNTEHTSITESGEVCKPGSGGLTMTFGLDLKTDQVSSDYSPLLPNSLSDAYKLAVGNKGSQASGQLAEQLSGMDSARVSEDLKLFLSHLSSVRGLELSGNDMGPKVHGNGDELKTSDSPSSIGVQILQKKISLERNESGFESLDGSIVSEIEGENVVDRLKRQVEYDRKSMSALYKELEEERNAAAIAANQALAMITRLQEEKAALHMEALQYLRMMEEQAEYDVEALQKANDLLAEREKEMQDLEAELEFYKEKSSDESMLENVQEATSDMRGVDMRVDHSEPSGIETDASIPCYTPDTRESDSSDKPEGTNDMSILKNSVLDFEDERLYISQCLKKLEKRLHLFSDNWVYVDLSNGVYSGRDADEINDLEEIHENELAQETSDLVDKDFSVQRGALLPKGNSPAEERYNPPVGNSLDDKENDHIACDRPGSTMDGGVSGFESVGNEVSDLNERLAALEADRNFLEHAINSLRNGDEGLKFIREIAQHLCELRKLGIKRREQAIA; translated from the exons ATGGCTGCAAGTGGGACTTCATCTGTTACAGTACATAGGAGTTCTAGAGGGTTCAGAACTGTTTTGTCTTCTGCTGTTCTTGAATGGCTGCTGATTTTTCTCTTATTTGTCGATGCGATTTTCTCCTATTTGGTGACCAAATTTTCTCGGCACTGTAAATTACAAATCCCATGTCTGTTATGCTCGAGGCTTGATCATGTCCTAGGTGATGAGAAGCCGGGATTCTATAGAAATTTAATATGTGGTGCCCATAAATTAGAGATCTCATCATTGGTTCTTTGTCATATTCACGATAAGCTTGCGGATGTCCATGAAATGTGCGAAGCATGCCTCTTCTCCTTTGCTACAGAGAACAAGTCCAATTCTGAAACATACAGGTTGCTGGTGGGTAAATTGGGAATGGATCCTGAACATAGTGTTGATGAGTATCCCCTTCTCAATGATCCTTCTCCTGATTCTTTTAGGACAAGGCCCTGTTCGTGTTGCAACAATCCATGGGCAATGAGATCATCAGCCAGTAGGTATCTCCAGACCAAATTGAATGCACCTGAGCTTGGAGAACTTGATGTTCCTTCCCTGCGTCCGGCAGAAAATGGCGATTTTCGATATCAGGGTGGCAtgcagaagagaagagaaaaaccaTCTGGGTCGCTGAGAGATTCTAATCAGGGTAGTCGCAGTGTTGATCCTTTGTCTTATATTGGGTACACTGAGCTGAAGATTTCATCTGATACTGAGTCAGAAGTCCCATTTTCTGATGAAGACGATGTAAGCGCTCTGGCTTTTGAACCAGATGATCTCAAGGAAGATTTAATATCTCAATATGAGCAGCTGGAGACTCATCCAAGTAGTCCAGGGATTTTACCTATGAATATGTCATATGATTTCACCCTAGAGAAGATGATCCATGAAGCTTCTACATCCGAGCATTCAGTTTTAATACCACCCATGCAGCTTGAAGTAGACAAGCCCCATGATGTGGCATCTTCTGCACCTGATGTTGCTATTGGGCATGGATTGGAGGAACTTAACTGGCACCAAGTTGAACAGAGAGTCAACCCTTCTGCACCATGTGAACTTATCTCACTAGATGACATTCCTGCATCAACCTGTGCCATGGAAGCTCCTGTTGAAGTACTAGGAGACAACt ATGCTATGGAGACTTCTAATACCGAGCACACTTCTATCACAGAAAGTGGGGAAGTCTGTAAACCAGGAAGTGG TGGGTTAACCATGACATTTGGATTGGATTTGAAAACAGACCAGGTTTCAAGTGATTACAGTCCACTATTGCCCAATTCTCTTTCTGATGCATACAAGTTAGCTGTGGGTAACAAGGGAAGTCAAGCATCTGGTCAGCTTGCAGAACAACTTAGTGGAATGGATAGTGCAAGAGTTAGTGAAGATCTCAAGCTGTTTCTGTCACACCTATCATCTGTTCGAGGGCTTGAGTTGTCAGGGAATGATATGGGTCCCAAGGTGCATGGAAATGGTGATGAATTGAAGACTTCTGATTCTCCTAGCTCTATTGGAGTGCAGATACTTCAAAAGAAGATCTCACTTGAGAGGAATGAATCTGGGTTTGAATCTTTGGATGGAAGCATTGTCAGCGAAATTGAAGGTGAAAATGTGGTTGATCGGTTGAAACGACAAGTTGAGTATGACCGGAAATCAATGAGTGCTTTGTACAAGgaattggaagaagaaagaaatgctGCTGCTATTGCTGCAAATCAGGCACTTGCTATGATTACTAGACTGCAAGAGGAGAAGGCAGCACTCCATATGGAAGCCTTGCAGTACCTACGAATGATGGAAGAACAAGCAGAGTATGATGTAGAAGCATTACAAAAGGCAAATGATCTCCTTgctgaaagggaaaaagagatgCAAGATCTGGAAGCAGAGCTTGAATTTTACAAGGAAAAATCCTCAGATGAATCAATGTTGGAGAATGTACAGGAGGCAACATCTGATATGAGGGGAGTAGACATGAGAGTGGATCATTCAGAGCCAAGTGGCATTGAAACTGATGCCAGTATTCCTTGTTACACTCCAGATACTAGAGAATCTGACAGTAGTGATAAACCTGAAGGAACTAATGATATGAGCATTTTGAAGAATTCAGTATTAGACTTTGAAGATGAAAGGTTATATATATCACAATGTTTGAAGAAGTTGGAAAAGAGGCTGCATCTATTTTCTGATAATTGGGTTTATGTGGACTTGTCAAATGGTGTGTATTCTGGGAGGGACGCAGACGAAATTAATGATCTGGAAGAGATTCATGAAAATGAGTTAGCTCAAGAAACTAGTGATTTGGTGGACAAAGATTTTTCGGTGCAAAGGGGTGCGTTGCTACCTAAAGGAAACTCTCCTGCAGAAGAAAGATACAATCCCCCAGTTGGGAACTCTCTTGATGATAAAGAAAATGATCATATTGCTTGTGATAGGCCGGGCTCCACCATGGATGGTGGGGTGTCTGGTTTCGAATCTGTGGGGAATGAAGTTTCAGACCTGAATGAGAGGTTAGCGGCACTTGAGGCAGACAGGAATTTTCTTGAGCATGCTATTAATTCTCTTAGGAATGGGGACGAAGGATTAAAATTTATTCGAGAGATAGCTCAGCACCTGTGTGAATTACGGAAACTAGGcataaagagaagagagcaaGCTATTGCTTGA
- the LOC122642469 gene encoding myosin-binding protein 1-like isoform X1, whose product MAASGTSSVTVHRSSRGFRTVLSSAVLEWLLIFLLFVDAIFSYLVTKFSRHCKLQIPCLLCSRLDHVLGDEKPGFYRNLICGAHKLEISSLVLCHIHDKLADVHEMCEACLFSFATENKSNSETYRLLVGKLGMDPEHSVDEYPLLNDPSPDSFRTRPCSCCNNPWAMRSSASRYLQTKLNAPELGELDVPSLRPAENGDFRYQGGMQKRREKPSGSLRDSNQGSRSVDPLSYIGYTELKISSDTESEVPFSDEDDVSALAFEPDDLKEDLISQYEQLETHPSSPGILPMNMSYDFTLEKMIHEASTSEHSVLIPPMQLEVDKPHDVASSAPDVAIGHGLEELNWHQVEQRVNPSAPCELISLDDIPASTCAMEAPVEVLGDNSDAMETSNTEHTSITESGEVCKPGSGGLTMTFGLDLKTDQVSSDYSPLLPNSLSDAYKLAVGNKGSQASGQLAEQLSGMDSARVSEDLKLFLSHLSSVRGLELSGNDMGPKVHGNGDELKTSDSPSSIGVQILQKKISLERNESGFESLDGSIVSEIEGENVVDRLKRQVEYDRKSMSALYKELEEERNAAAIAANQALAMITRLQEEKAALHMEALQYLRMMEEQAEYDVEALQKANDLLAEREKEMQDLEAELEFYKEKSSDESMLENVQEATSDMRGVDMRVDHSEPSGIETDASIPCYTPDTRESDSSDKPEGTNDMSILKNSVLDFEDERLYISQCLKKLEKRLHLFSDNWVYVDLSNGVYSGRDADEINDLEEIHENELAQETSDLVDKDFSVQRGALLPKGNSPAEERYNPPVGNSLDDKENDHIACDRPGSTMDGGVSGFESVGNEVSDLNERLAALEADRNFLEHAINSLRNGDEGLKFIREIAQHLCELRKLGIKRREQAIA is encoded by the exons ATGGCTGCAAGTGGGACTTCATCTGTTACAGTACATAGGAGTTCTAGAGGGTTCAGAACTGTTTTGTCTTCTGCTGTTCTTGAATGGCTGCTGATTTTTCTCTTATTTGTCGATGCGATTTTCTCCTATTTGGTGACCAAATTTTCTCGGCACTGTAAATTACAAATCCCATGTCTGTTATGCTCGAGGCTTGATCATGTCCTAGGTGATGAGAAGCCGGGATTCTATAGAAATTTAATATGTGGTGCCCATAAATTAGAGATCTCATCATTGGTTCTTTGTCATATTCACGATAAGCTTGCGGATGTCCATGAAATGTGCGAAGCATGCCTCTTCTCCTTTGCTACAGAGAACAAGTCCAATTCTGAAACATACAGGTTGCTGGTGGGTAAATTGGGAATGGATCCTGAACATAGTGTTGATGAGTATCCCCTTCTCAATGATCCTTCTCCTGATTCTTTTAGGACAAGGCCCTGTTCGTGTTGCAACAATCCATGGGCAATGAGATCATCAGCCAGTAGGTATCTCCAGACCAAATTGAATGCACCTGAGCTTGGAGAACTTGATGTTCCTTCCCTGCGTCCGGCAGAAAATGGCGATTTTCGATATCAGGGTGGCAtgcagaagagaagagaaaaaccaTCTGGGTCGCTGAGAGATTCTAATCAGGGTAGTCGCAGTGTTGATCCTTTGTCTTATATTGGGTACACTGAGCTGAAGATTTCATCTGATACTGAGTCAGAAGTCCCATTTTCTGATGAAGACGATGTAAGCGCTCTGGCTTTTGAACCAGATGATCTCAAGGAAGATTTAATATCTCAATATGAGCAGCTGGAGACTCATCCAAGTAGTCCAGGGATTTTACCTATGAATATGTCATATGATTTCACCCTAGAGAAGATGATCCATGAAGCTTCTACATCCGAGCATTCAGTTTTAATACCACCCATGCAGCTTGAAGTAGACAAGCCCCATGATGTGGCATCTTCTGCACCTGATGTTGCTATTGGGCATGGATTGGAGGAACTTAACTGGCACCAAGTTGAACAGAGAGTCAACCCTTCTGCACCATGTGAACTTATCTCACTAGATGACATTCCTGCATCAACCTGTGCCATGGAAGCTCCTGTTGAAGTACTAGGAGACAACt CAGATGCTATGGAGACTTCTAATACCGAGCACACTTCTATCACAGAAAGTGGGGAAGTCTGTAAACCAGGAAGTGG TGGGTTAACCATGACATTTGGATTGGATTTGAAAACAGACCAGGTTTCAAGTGATTACAGTCCACTATTGCCCAATTCTCTTTCTGATGCATACAAGTTAGCTGTGGGTAACAAGGGAAGTCAAGCATCTGGTCAGCTTGCAGAACAACTTAGTGGAATGGATAGTGCAAGAGTTAGTGAAGATCTCAAGCTGTTTCTGTCACACCTATCATCTGTTCGAGGGCTTGAGTTGTCAGGGAATGATATGGGTCCCAAGGTGCATGGAAATGGTGATGAATTGAAGACTTCTGATTCTCCTAGCTCTATTGGAGTGCAGATACTTCAAAAGAAGATCTCACTTGAGAGGAATGAATCTGGGTTTGAATCTTTGGATGGAAGCATTGTCAGCGAAATTGAAGGTGAAAATGTGGTTGATCGGTTGAAACGACAAGTTGAGTATGACCGGAAATCAATGAGTGCTTTGTACAAGgaattggaagaagaaagaaatgctGCTGCTATTGCTGCAAATCAGGCACTTGCTATGATTACTAGACTGCAAGAGGAGAAGGCAGCACTCCATATGGAAGCCTTGCAGTACCTACGAATGATGGAAGAACAAGCAGAGTATGATGTAGAAGCATTACAAAAGGCAAATGATCTCCTTgctgaaagggaaaaagagatgCAAGATCTGGAAGCAGAGCTTGAATTTTACAAGGAAAAATCCTCAGATGAATCAATGTTGGAGAATGTACAGGAGGCAACATCTGATATGAGGGGAGTAGACATGAGAGTGGATCATTCAGAGCCAAGTGGCATTGAAACTGATGCCAGTATTCCTTGTTACACTCCAGATACTAGAGAATCTGACAGTAGTGATAAACCTGAAGGAACTAATGATATGAGCATTTTGAAGAATTCAGTATTAGACTTTGAAGATGAAAGGTTATATATATCACAATGTTTGAAGAAGTTGGAAAAGAGGCTGCATCTATTTTCTGATAATTGGGTTTATGTGGACTTGTCAAATGGTGTGTATTCTGGGAGGGACGCAGACGAAATTAATGATCTGGAAGAGATTCATGAAAATGAGTTAGCTCAAGAAACTAGTGATTTGGTGGACAAAGATTTTTCGGTGCAAAGGGGTGCGTTGCTACCTAAAGGAAACTCTCCTGCAGAAGAAAGATACAATCCCCCAGTTGGGAACTCTCTTGATGATAAAGAAAATGATCATATTGCTTGTGATAGGCCGGGCTCCACCATGGATGGTGGGGTGTCTGGTTTCGAATCTGTGGGGAATGAAGTTTCAGACCTGAATGAGAGGTTAGCGGCACTTGAGGCAGACAGGAATTTTCTTGAGCATGCTATTAATTCTCTTAGGAATGGGGACGAAGGATTAAAATTTATTCGAGAGATAGCTCAGCACCTGTGTGAATTACGGAAACTAGGcataaagagaagagagcaaGCTATTGCTTGA
- the LOC122642469 gene encoding myosin-binding protein 1-like isoform X5 produces MAASGTSSVTVHRSSRGFRTVLSSAVLEWLLIFLLFVDAIFSYLVTKFSRHCKLQIPCLLCSRLDHVLGDEKPGFYRNLICGAHKLEISSLVLCHIHDKLADVHEMCEACLFSFATENKSNSETYRLLVGKLGMDPEHSVDEYPLLNDPSPDSFRTRPCSCCNNPWAMRSSASRYLQTKLNAPELGELDVPSLRPAENGDFRYQGGMQKRREKPSGSLRDSNQGSRSVDPLSYIGYTELKISSDTESEVPFSDEDDVSALAFEPDDLKEDLISQYEQLETHPSSPGILPMNMSYDFTLEKMIHEASTSEHSVLIPPMQLEVDKPHDVASSAPDVAIGHGLEELNWHQVEQRVNPSAPCELISLDDIPASTCAMEAPVEVLGDNYAMETSNTEHTSITESGEVCKPGSGLTMTFGLDLKTDQVSSDYSPLLPNSLSDAYKLAVGNKGSQASGQLAEQLSGMDSARVSEDLKLFLSHLSSVRGLELSGNDMGPKVHGNGDELKTSDSPSSIGVQILQKKISLERNESGFESLDGSIVSEIEGENVVDRLKRQVEYDRKSMSALYKELEEERNAAAIAANQALAMITRLQEEKAALHMEALQYLRMMEEQAEYDVEALQKANDLLAEREKEMQDLEAELEFYKEKSSDESMLENVQEATSDMRGVDMRVDHSEPSGIETDASIPCYTPDTRESDSSDKPEGTNDMSILKNSVLDFEDERLYISQCLKKLEKRLHLFSDNWVYVDLSNGVYSGRDADEINDLEEIHENELAQETSDLVDKDFSVQRGALLPKGNSPAEERYNPPVGNSLDDKENDHIACDRPGSTMDGGVSGFESVGNEVSDLNERLAALEADRNFLEHAINSLRNGDEGLKFIREIAQHLCELRKLGIKRREQAIA; encoded by the exons ATGGCTGCAAGTGGGACTTCATCTGTTACAGTACATAGGAGTTCTAGAGGGTTCAGAACTGTTTTGTCTTCTGCTGTTCTTGAATGGCTGCTGATTTTTCTCTTATTTGTCGATGCGATTTTCTCCTATTTGGTGACCAAATTTTCTCGGCACTGTAAATTACAAATCCCATGTCTGTTATGCTCGAGGCTTGATCATGTCCTAGGTGATGAGAAGCCGGGATTCTATAGAAATTTAATATGTGGTGCCCATAAATTAGAGATCTCATCATTGGTTCTTTGTCATATTCACGATAAGCTTGCGGATGTCCATGAAATGTGCGAAGCATGCCTCTTCTCCTTTGCTACAGAGAACAAGTCCAATTCTGAAACATACAGGTTGCTGGTGGGTAAATTGGGAATGGATCCTGAACATAGTGTTGATGAGTATCCCCTTCTCAATGATCCTTCTCCTGATTCTTTTAGGACAAGGCCCTGTTCGTGTTGCAACAATCCATGGGCAATGAGATCATCAGCCAGTAGGTATCTCCAGACCAAATTGAATGCACCTGAGCTTGGAGAACTTGATGTTCCTTCCCTGCGTCCGGCAGAAAATGGCGATTTTCGATATCAGGGTGGCAtgcagaagagaagagaaaaaccaTCTGGGTCGCTGAGAGATTCTAATCAGGGTAGTCGCAGTGTTGATCCTTTGTCTTATATTGGGTACACTGAGCTGAAGATTTCATCTGATACTGAGTCAGAAGTCCCATTTTCTGATGAAGACGATGTAAGCGCTCTGGCTTTTGAACCAGATGATCTCAAGGAAGATTTAATATCTCAATATGAGCAGCTGGAGACTCATCCAAGTAGTCCAGGGATTTTACCTATGAATATGTCATATGATTTCACCCTAGAGAAGATGATCCATGAAGCTTCTACATCCGAGCATTCAGTTTTAATACCACCCATGCAGCTTGAAGTAGACAAGCCCCATGATGTGGCATCTTCTGCACCTGATGTTGCTATTGGGCATGGATTGGAGGAACTTAACTGGCACCAAGTTGAACAGAGAGTCAACCCTTCTGCACCATGTGAACTTATCTCACTAGATGACATTCCTGCATCAACCTGTGCCATGGAAGCTCCTGTTGAAGTACTAGGAGACAACt ATGCTATGGAGACTTCTAATACCGAGCACACTTCTATCACAGAAAGTGGGGAAGTCTGTAAACCAGGAAGTGGGTTAACCATGACATTTGGATTGGATTTGAAAACAGATCAG GTTTCAAGTGATTACAGTCCACTATTGCCCAATTCTCTTTCTGATGCATACAAGTTAGCTGTGGGTAACAAGGGAAGTCAAGCATCTGGTCAGCTTGCAGAACAACTTAGTGGAATGGATAGTGCAAGAGTTAGTGAAGATCTCAAGCTGTTTCTGTCACACCTATCATCTGTTCGAGGGCTTGAGTTGTCAGGGAATGATATGGGTCCCAAGGTGCATGGAAATGGTGATGAATTGAAGACTTCTGATTCTCCTAGCTCTATTGGAGTGCAGATACTTCAAAAGAAGATCTCACTTGAGAGGAATGAATCTGGGTTTGAATCTTTGGATGGAAGCATTGTCAGCGAAATTGAAGGTGAAAATGTGGTTGATCGGTTGAAACGACAAGTTGAGTATGACCGGAAATCAATGAGTGCTTTGTACAAGgaattggaagaagaaagaaatgctGCTGCTATTGCTGCAAATCAGGCACTTGCTATGATTACTAGACTGCAAGAGGAGAAGGCAGCACTCCATATGGAAGCCTTGCAGTACCTACGAATGATGGAAGAACAAGCAGAGTATGATGTAGAAGCATTACAAAAGGCAAATGATCTCCTTgctgaaagggaaaaagagatgCAAGATCTGGAAGCAGAGCTTGAATTTTACAAGGAAAAATCCTCAGATGAATCAATGTTGGAGAATGTACAGGAGGCAACATCTGATATGAGGGGAGTAGACATGAGAGTGGATCATTCAGAGCCAAGTGGCATTGAAACTGATGCCAGTATTCCTTGTTACACTCCAGATACTAGAGAATCTGACAGTAGTGATAAACCTGAAGGAACTAATGATATGAGCATTTTGAAGAATTCAGTATTAGACTTTGAAGATGAAAGGTTATATATATCACAATGTTTGAAGAAGTTGGAAAAGAGGCTGCATCTATTTTCTGATAATTGGGTTTATGTGGACTTGTCAAATGGTGTGTATTCTGGGAGGGACGCAGACGAAATTAATGATCTGGAAGAGATTCATGAAAATGAGTTAGCTCAAGAAACTAGTGATTTGGTGGACAAAGATTTTTCGGTGCAAAGGGGTGCGTTGCTACCTAAAGGAAACTCTCCTGCAGAAGAAAGATACAATCCCCCAGTTGGGAACTCTCTTGATGATAAAGAAAATGATCATATTGCTTGTGATAGGCCGGGCTCCACCATGGATGGTGGGGTGTCTGGTTTCGAATCTGTGGGGAATGAAGTTTCAGACCTGAATGAGAGGTTAGCGGCACTTGAGGCAGACAGGAATTTTCTTGAGCATGCTATTAATTCTCTTAGGAATGGGGACGAAGGATTAAAATTTATTCGAGAGATAGCTCAGCACCTGTGTGAATTACGGAAACTAGGcataaagagaagagagcaaGCTATTGCTTGA
- the LOC122642469 gene encoding myosin-binding protein 1-like isoform X2 codes for MAASGTSSVTVHRSSRGFRTVLSSAVLEWLLIFLLFVDAIFSYLVTKFSRHCKLQIPCLLCSRLDHVLGDEKPGFYRNLICGAHKLEISSLVLCHIHDKLADVHEMCEACLFSFATENKSNSETYRLLVGKLGMDPEHSVDEYPLLNDPSPDSFRTRPCSCCNNPWAMRSSASRYLQTKLNAPELGELDVPSLRPAENGDFRYQGGMQKRREKPSGSLRDSNQGSRSVDPLSYIGYTELKISSDTESEVPFSDEDDVSALAFEPDDLKEDLISQYEQLETHPSSPGILPMNMSYDFTLEKMIHEASTSEHSVLIPPMQLEVDKPHDVASSAPDVAIGHGLEELNWHQVEQRVNPSAPCELISLDDIPASTCAMEAPVEVLGDNSDAMETSNTEHTSITESGEVCKPGSGLTMTFGLDLKTDQVSSDYSPLLPNSLSDAYKLAVGNKGSQASGQLAEQLSGMDSARVSEDLKLFLSHLSSVRGLELSGNDMGPKVHGNGDELKTSDSPSSIGVQILQKKISLERNESGFESLDGSIVSEIEGENVVDRLKRQVEYDRKSMSALYKELEEERNAAAIAANQALAMITRLQEEKAALHMEALQYLRMMEEQAEYDVEALQKANDLLAEREKEMQDLEAELEFYKEKSSDESMLENVQEATSDMRGVDMRVDHSEPSGIETDASIPCYTPDTRESDSSDKPEGTNDMSILKNSVLDFEDERLYISQCLKKLEKRLHLFSDNWVYVDLSNGVYSGRDADEINDLEEIHENELAQETSDLVDKDFSVQRGALLPKGNSPAEERYNPPVGNSLDDKENDHIACDRPGSTMDGGVSGFESVGNEVSDLNERLAALEADRNFLEHAINSLRNGDEGLKFIREIAQHLCELRKLGIKRREQAIA; via the exons ATGGCTGCAAGTGGGACTTCATCTGTTACAGTACATAGGAGTTCTAGAGGGTTCAGAACTGTTTTGTCTTCTGCTGTTCTTGAATGGCTGCTGATTTTTCTCTTATTTGTCGATGCGATTTTCTCCTATTTGGTGACCAAATTTTCTCGGCACTGTAAATTACAAATCCCATGTCTGTTATGCTCGAGGCTTGATCATGTCCTAGGTGATGAGAAGCCGGGATTCTATAGAAATTTAATATGTGGTGCCCATAAATTAGAGATCTCATCATTGGTTCTTTGTCATATTCACGATAAGCTTGCGGATGTCCATGAAATGTGCGAAGCATGCCTCTTCTCCTTTGCTACAGAGAACAAGTCCAATTCTGAAACATACAGGTTGCTGGTGGGTAAATTGGGAATGGATCCTGAACATAGTGTTGATGAGTATCCCCTTCTCAATGATCCTTCTCCTGATTCTTTTAGGACAAGGCCCTGTTCGTGTTGCAACAATCCATGGGCAATGAGATCATCAGCCAGTAGGTATCTCCAGACCAAATTGAATGCACCTGAGCTTGGAGAACTTGATGTTCCTTCCCTGCGTCCGGCAGAAAATGGCGATTTTCGATATCAGGGTGGCAtgcagaagagaagagaaaaaccaTCTGGGTCGCTGAGAGATTCTAATCAGGGTAGTCGCAGTGTTGATCCTTTGTCTTATATTGGGTACACTGAGCTGAAGATTTCATCTGATACTGAGTCAGAAGTCCCATTTTCTGATGAAGACGATGTAAGCGCTCTGGCTTTTGAACCAGATGATCTCAAGGAAGATTTAATATCTCAATATGAGCAGCTGGAGACTCATCCAAGTAGTCCAGGGATTTTACCTATGAATATGTCATATGATTTCACCCTAGAGAAGATGATCCATGAAGCTTCTACATCCGAGCATTCAGTTTTAATACCACCCATGCAGCTTGAAGTAGACAAGCCCCATGATGTGGCATCTTCTGCACCTGATGTTGCTATTGGGCATGGATTGGAGGAACTTAACTGGCACCAAGTTGAACAGAGAGTCAACCCTTCTGCACCATGTGAACTTATCTCACTAGATGACATTCCTGCATCAACCTGTGCCATGGAAGCTCCTGTTGAAGTACTAGGAGACAACt CAGATGCTATGGAGACTTCTAATACCGAGCACACTTCTATCACAGAAAGTGGGGAAGTCTGTAAACCAGGAAGTGGGTTAACCATGACATTTGGATTGGATTTGAAAACAGATCAG GTTTCAAGTGATTACAGTCCACTATTGCCCAATTCTCTTTCTGATGCATACAAGTTAGCTGTGGGTAACAAGGGAAGTCAAGCATCTGGTCAGCTTGCAGAACAACTTAGTGGAATGGATAGTGCAAGAGTTAGTGAAGATCTCAAGCTGTTTCTGTCACACCTATCATCTGTTCGAGGGCTTGAGTTGTCAGGGAATGATATGGGTCCCAAGGTGCATGGAAATGGTGATGAATTGAAGACTTCTGATTCTCCTAGCTCTATTGGAGTGCAGATACTTCAAAAGAAGATCTCACTTGAGAGGAATGAATCTGGGTTTGAATCTTTGGATGGAAGCATTGTCAGCGAAATTGAAGGTGAAAATGTGGTTGATCGGTTGAAACGACAAGTTGAGTATGACCGGAAATCAATGAGTGCTTTGTACAAGgaattggaagaagaaagaaatgctGCTGCTATTGCTGCAAATCAGGCACTTGCTATGATTACTAGACTGCAAGAGGAGAAGGCAGCACTCCATATGGAAGCCTTGCAGTACCTACGAATGATGGAAGAACAAGCAGAGTATGATGTAGAAGCATTACAAAAGGCAAATGATCTCCTTgctgaaagggaaaaagagatgCAAGATCTGGAAGCAGAGCTTGAATTTTACAAGGAAAAATCCTCAGATGAATCAATGTTGGAGAATGTACAGGAGGCAACATCTGATATGAGGGGAGTAGACATGAGAGTGGATCATTCAGAGCCAAGTGGCATTGAAACTGATGCCAGTATTCCTTGTTACACTCCAGATACTAGAGAATCTGACAGTAGTGATAAACCTGAAGGAACTAATGATATGAGCATTTTGAAGAATTCAGTATTAGACTTTGAAGATGAAAGGTTATATATATCACAATGTTTGAAGAAGTTGGAAAAGAGGCTGCATCTATTTTCTGATAATTGGGTTTATGTGGACTTGTCAAATGGTGTGTATTCTGGGAGGGACGCAGACGAAATTAATGATCTGGAAGAGATTCATGAAAATGAGTTAGCTCAAGAAACTAGTGATTTGGTGGACAAAGATTTTTCGGTGCAAAGGGGTGCGTTGCTACCTAAAGGAAACTCTCCTGCAGAAGAAAGATACAATCCCCCAGTTGGGAACTCTCTTGATGATAAAGAAAATGATCATATTGCTTGTGATAGGCCGGGCTCCACCATGGATGGTGGGGTGTCTGGTTTCGAATCTGTGGGGAATGAAGTTTCAGACCTGAATGAGAGGTTAGCGGCACTTGAGGCAGACAGGAATTTTCTTGAGCATGCTATTAATTCTCTTAGGAATGGGGACGAAGGATTAAAATTTATTCGAGAGATAGCTCAGCACCTGTGTGAATTACGGAAACTAGGcataaagagaagagagcaaGCTATTGCTTGA